In Spartobacteria bacterium, the following proteins share a genomic window:
- a CDS encoding ParB/RepB/Spo0J family partition protein → MATPMSRSYRAIHPKGDTMEKYECGKLYDLALSKLTPNPNQPRKVFPDEEIQILADSIEEKGLLQPILVKELEEGQIIIVSGERRYRAHQILKRETIPAWFTTGDAEELALVENLLREDLTAIETAEALKQLGDKLEGKSQADLAKLIGKAASSVSEIMSLNKLPEDIRDIARGDKRFALRELKKIATKRKPEKQKELFDKYQAKLDAASTGKQSRTRSKGADLHEKKIAAIQAYFSKITESDRVQELKLHQDELVGLKKSIEKIINKINQL, encoded by the coding sequence ATGGCTACCCCAATGTCCAGAAGCTACCGAGCGATTCATCCCAAGGGAGACACCATGGAAAAATACGAATGCGGAAAACTCTACGACCTCGCACTGAGCAAGCTGACACCGAATCCTAATCAGCCCCGAAAAGTTTTCCCAGATGAAGAAATACAGATCCTTGCAGATTCGATTGAGGAAAAAGGCCTCCTTCAACCCATCCTGGTTAAGGAACTGGAAGAAGGACAAATCATCATCGTGTCAGGAGAACGCCGCTACCGTGCTCACCAGATCTTGAAGCGCGAGACGATACCGGCATGGTTCACTACCGGAGACGCAGAGGAACTCGCCCTCGTGGAAAATCTCCTCAGAGAGGATTTGACGGCCATAGAGACTGCGGAAGCTCTCAAACAACTTGGCGACAAGCTAGAAGGTAAGTCTCAAGCTGACTTGGCCAAACTGATTGGGAAGGCAGCGAGCTCTGTCTCTGAAATTATGTCGCTGAACAAACTGCCTGAGGATATTCGAGACATTGCCCGTGGAGACAAACGCTTCGCCTTGCGCGAGCTGAAAAAAATAGCAACGAAAAGGAAGCCCGAAAAGCAAAAAGAGCTTTTTGACAAATACCAGGCCAAGCTCGACGCCGCTTCCACGGGAAAGCAGTCCAGAACCCGGTCAAAGGGTGCTGATCTTCATGAGAAAAAGATTGCAGCCATTCAGGCCTATTTCTCTAAAATTACTGAGAGTGACAGAGTCCAGGAATTAAAGTTACATCAAGACGAACTGGT